TCACCGAGCAGCACCCAGACCAGCGGGCCCCAGGAGGCGCCGAAGCTGATCACGAAGACGTTGGCGGCAACCAGGGCGGCCGGACCCCACGCGCCGGGCAGCGAAATCGCGTCCCCCGTTCCCGTGGCTGAGGCGAAGGCCAGGGCCATGGTGCCCAGCGATGCGGCCATGCCGATGGAACCCGCGAGCATGATGGGACGTCGGCCGATCCGGTCCACCAGCGCGATCGCCACGAGGGTCACGAGGATGTTCGTGATCGCGGTGGCCACGGAGATCGTCAGGGAGTCCTTCTCCTGGAAGCCGACGGCCTTCCACAGGGTGGTGGAGTAGTAGAAGATCACGTTGATGCCGACGAACTGCTGCAGCACCGACAGGATGATGCCGATCCACACCACGGGCTGCAGGCCGAAGGCCTTGCCGCGCAGGGAGCCCTTCTGGCCCGCGAGCTTGTCTTCCTCGATGGCCTTCTTGATGTCGCGCAGGTGGCGGTCCGTGTCCTCGTTCGGGGCGATGGACTGGAAGATCTTGAGGGCCTCCTCGTCCTTGCCCCGGACGACCAGGAACCGCGGCGACTCGGGCAGGGTGTAGGCAATCCAGCCGTAAACGACGGCGGGCACGGCAGCCGCGAGGAACATCCAGCGCCAGGCTTCAATACCGAACCAGAGGGCCTCGCCCGCTCCGCCGGCGAAGTTCGCGAACAGGGCGTCCGAGAGCAGGGCGGCGAAGATACCAGTGGTGATGGCAAGCTGCTGGAGCGAGGCCAGCCGGCCCCGGACGTGGCGCGGTGAGATCTCGGAGATGTAGGCCGGAGCGATGACGGAGGCCAGGCCGATGCCCAGGCCGCCGACCAGGCGCCAGAAGATGAGGTCCCACACGCTGAAGGCGAAGCCGGTCCCGATCGCACTGACCAGGAACAGCAGGGCGCCGAGCTTCATGGCGGGGATCCGGCCGTAGCGGTCGGCGATCTTGCCGGCCAGGTAGGCGCCGGCCGCGCAGCCGAGGAGGGCCACAGCCACGGCGAAACCGGTTACGGCCTCGCTGAGCGCGAACTCGTCCTTGATTGCGTCGACGGCGCCGTTGACCACCGAGGAGTCGAAACCGAAGAGGAAGCCGCCCACGG
This DNA window, taken from Pseudarthrobacter sp. ATCC 49987, encodes the following:
- a CDS encoding sugar porter family MFS transporter, whose product is MTTTQDQTAARIPQRVIWLAVAGAVGGFLFGFDSSVVNGAVDAIKDEFALSEAVTGFAVAVALLGCAAGAYLAGKIADRYGRIPAMKLGALLFLVSAIGTGFAFSVWDLIFWRLVGGLGIGLASVIAPAYISEISPRHVRGRLASLQQLAITTGIFAALLSDALFANFAGGAGEALWFGIEAWRWMFLAAAVPAVVYGWIAYTLPESPRFLVVRGKDEEALKIFQSIAPNEDTDRHLRDIKKAIEEDKLAGQKGSLRGKAFGLQPVVWIGIILSVLQQFVGINVIFYYSTTLWKAVGFQEKDSLTISVATAITNILVTLVAIALVDRIGRRPIMLAGSIGMAASLGTMALAFASATGTGDAISLPGAWGPAALVAANVFVISFGASWGPLVWVLLGEIFPSRIRARALGLAAAAQWIANFAITLSFPVMAAASLPLTYAMYATFAAASFFFVKFKVPETNGMSLEHAETLFVPKGSAKASATA